CTCCAGAGCGAGGGAGGTCGGTTCAACGCGAAGAAACGGGGGCGGCATGTCGGTCATGGCAATGGTGGCGAGCGCGATCCTGATAGTGGCAGCGCTCTACGCGATACTGGCAGTGGTGGTCGCTCACCTGTTTACCACGCCCAAGCGGGTGCAGTCTCCCGAGCATATTGGCGCCTTGTACGAACGCGTGCAATTCTGCGCGCGCGACGAAGCCCTGCAGCTTGCTGCATCGTATCGGCGCACCCCAGGCGCGACGGGCGCCGTGATCCTCGCCCATGGTCGCGATGCCTGCCGGGGCGATGAACTCCGCGGAACGACGGTCTCGCTGGTGCTTGAACTGGCTTCGCGTGGTCTCAGCGTCGTGCTGGTCGATCTTCGGGGCCACGGAGAAAGCCAAGGAGCGCGACTGACGTTTGGCCGTCGCGAGCGTCGCGATATCCTTGGCGCGGTCGACTTCCTGTTGGCGCGCGGCTACCAACCCAGTTGTATCGGCGTGCTGGGTGCATCGATGGGCGGCGTAAGCGCCATTGCAGCGGCGGCCGAAGAACCGGCCATTGGCGCGTTCGTCATCGACAGTGCCTTTGCCAAACTCGATGACGTGTTGCAGGCGCAGTTCACGCGGCTCACCAGACTCCCCGCGTTCGTACTTTTCGGTGCGCTGGTCGCCGCGCGCCTGCTGACCGGCGAGCATCTGCTGCGTCACTCGCCGACCCGGAACATGGTTCGGCTGCGCGGTCGTCCCACGCTCGTGATTCACGCCGAGCGCGATCCCTTCGTACCGGTGCACCATGCGCACACACTGGCCCAGGCGGGCGAAGGCACCGTGTGGATCACCCCAGGCAATCGACACCTCGCGTCGTTTGGCGTGGCTGGGCGCGAATATGTCGAAATGGTTGGCGCGTTCTTCGCGCGGCACTTGGCGACGGAGGCTCCCGAGGTGATTCTGGTAGAGACCGTGATGGCCGAGGTGGCATAGGTCACCACGCGAGCCAAT
This genomic interval from Gemmatimonadaceae bacterium contains the following:
- a CDS encoding alpha/beta fold hydrolase, which produces MSVMAMVASAILIVAALYAILAVVVAHLFTTPKRVQSPEHIGALYERVQFCARDEALQLAASYRRTPGATGAVILAHGRDACRGDELRGTTVSLVLELASRGLSVVLVDLRGHGESQGARLTFGRRERRDILGAVDFLLARGYQPSCIGVLGASMGGVSAIAAAAEEPAIGAFVIDSAFAKLDDVLQAQFTRLTRLPAFVLFGALVAARLLTGEHLLRHSPTRNMVRLRGRPTLVIHAERDPFVPVHHAHTLAQAGEGTVWITPGNRHLASFGVAGREYVEMVGAFFARHLATEAPEVILVETVMAEVA